The nucleotide sequence TCCACTTTTATCCCGATCAGAAGAAAAGTCTGGAAGAATCGATTGCGGCACTGAAGGTGTATGCCATTAATAAACCATTGGTTATTGAGGAGATTTTCCCCCTGAAAAGTTCGCTGGAACATACAGATGCATTTATCGTTGCTTCTGAAAAATACTGCGCTGGTTGGGTGAGCTTCTACTGGGGCAAAACACCACAGGAATACAGCAAGGAAAAGAACTTAAAAAGCCAGATCATGGTAAAGTGGCTGGAATACTTTGAAGAAAAAGGCAAAAAATTAAAAGCAAAAGAGTAAAGGTTTGCCTAATTCAATGTTTCGTTCGGCAATAATTGAAACGGGCAATACTGAAATGAGGTGCGGAGAGGTCGATCACCTATCGGTGATTTTCATGGCAAGCTTCGCAGGTGTCCTGCAGGGTGGCTAACGCCTTTTTCACTGCTTCCAGGTCTTTCTTGGTAGAAGCCTGATCCAGTGCTTTGGCGGCATCCAGGTGTTCCTTGGTCAATTTGTCCCAGGAAGCCTGAGTGCCTAATTCCGGCTTGCACTTGCAAAGTGCATCGGCCAACTTCACGTAGTCTTTCGATTGTTTGCCATAAACTGCCCAATCGCTGCCACCTTCACCCACGCTGGCTTTCATGGTTTTGAAGATGCCTTTCTTGCTGTAAAGTTTCTTCATGACCGATTCAATCGATTCACTTTCAGCTGCCGTGGTGCGATCACTTAAAAACGTCAGTGCTGTAAAAGCAACACCAGCAACGAGCAAACCAAACAAATACCGCATGCAATTCTCTCCAAAAAACGTTAAAAACACTAGCGTATTATAGCACCCCGGGACTAGGGGGCAAATTTATAGCCCGTGCGTGTGAAAAAACCAGAAAATTACTGGTGCGGCTCCTGATAGAATGAGAGTTTCTTCAGAATGCTACCCACCTGACTTCGAGGACTTTATCTTGCAAACGTTCTTTTCCTTTTTTGCCCTGGTGACACTTCCTTTGCTGTGGGCGTCGGCTGTAATGGCTGCTGATCTGCCGGAGAAACACCGCACCGTAACCATCGAAGGGTGGAATATTCGCATTGATGAGCGATTGTATGCCAAAGAACAACAGGCTCTCCGTGAGCGATGTGAGCATTTTTTAACAACCAAACTCCGAGACATTATCCTGGTGGTGCCTGAAGCGGCACGGCTC is from Zavarzinella sp. and encodes:
- a CDS encoding cytochrome c; translation: MRYLFGLLVAGVAFTALTFLSDRTTAAESESIESVMKKLYSKKGIFKTMKASVGEGGSDWAVYGKQSKDYVKLADALCKCKPELGTQASWDKLTKEHLDAAKALDQASTKKDLEAVKKALATLQDTCEACHENHR